From the Acidobacteriota bacterium genome, one window contains:
- a CDS encoding trypsin-like peptidase domain-containing protein codes for MPDPGPGLSRLCPACGRRVPRSVALCRCGAGLPALDDGPPEAQDPPTRGLTAMNLAAGLLLLAAVAATGYWSFTRPPAAAPQGPAARRGVAEGGFLPLPATNGPPLLFGERGNVPANADNRAPEADPLPPVAEPEAATPLEDVVGRVLPAVVLVETSSGRGSGFYVRPDTLITNLHVVKSDGFVKLRRTDGTTVTARVDLRSPAHDLAILRVTAPAADQVVIDMGTADTLRPGQEVINIGSPFGTLRNSVTRGIVSGIRRSGVATMIQNDATAHPGNSGGPLLDRNGVAVGITTGGENDKPGIHYAVAIDHAREILGGRLADSTAPPLAIRDVKAVDPASSEPQRVIDERAFTAAVARIAATADALDVEWTKFREACYTGTVPGSTGREWLVMLSPRPITPSQVSFGACATFVTGVQAEANRLRAAMRGALDSARRAGVLPGTIRDALQANRLEFDWDR; via the coding sequence ATGCCTGACCCCGGGCCGGGTTTGAGCCGGCTCTGCCCTGCGTGCGGCCGCCGCGTCCCCCGGTCGGTAGCTCTCTGCCGGTGCGGGGCGGGCCTGCCCGCCCTGGACGACGGCCCTCCCGAGGCCCAGGACCCGCCCACCAGGGGCCTGACGGCCATGAACCTGGCCGCCGGCCTGCTGCTTCTCGCCGCCGTGGCCGCGACCGGTTACTGGTCGTTCACGCGTCCACCCGCCGCCGCGCCGCAGGGGCCGGCAGCCCGGCGAGGCGTCGCCGAGGGTGGATTCCTGCCGCTCCCTGCGACCAACGGCCCACCCCTTCTGTTCGGCGAACGCGGGAACGTACCGGCGAATGCCGACAACCGCGCGCCCGAGGCCGACCCATTGCCGCCTGTGGCCGAGCCTGAGGCGGCCACCCCGCTGGAGGATGTGGTCGGCCGGGTCCTGCCCGCCGTGGTGCTCGTCGAAACCTCGTCGGGGCGAGGCAGCGGATTCTACGTGCGACCCGACACCCTCATCACCAACCTCCACGTCGTCAAGAGCGATGGCTTTGTGAAGCTGCGGCGCACCGACGGCACCACGGTCACGGCTCGCGTCGACCTGAGGTCGCCGGCGCACGATCTTGCCATCCTGAGGGTGACGGCACCGGCCGCCGACCAGGTGGTCATTGACATGGGCACCGCCGACACGCTTCGCCCCGGGCAGGAGGTCATCAACATCGGCTCACCGTTCGGCACCCTCCGGAACAGCGTTACCCGGGGCATCGTGAGCGGGATCCGCCGGTCCGGGGTGGCGACGATGATCCAGAACGACGCGACCGCGCATCCCGGTAACAGCGGTGGACCGCTGCTCGATCGCAACGGCGTGGCCGTTGGCATCACCACGGGAGGCGAGAACGACAAGCCAGGCATCCACTATGCGGTGGCGATCGACCATGCGCGCGAGATCCTCGGTGGACGCCTGGCTGATTCGACGGCGCCGCCGCTGGCCATCCGCGACGTCAAGGCGGTGGACCCGGCGTCGAGCGAGCCGCAGCGGGTGATCGACGAGCGCGCCTTCACCGCCGCCGTGGCCAGGATCGCCGCCACCGCCGACGCGCTCGATGTGGAATGGACGAAGTTCCGCGAGGCGTGTTACACGGGCACGGTACCGGGATCCACCGGCCGGGAGTGGCTCGTGATGCTGTCGCCGCGGCCGATCACGCCGTCGCAGGTAAGCTTCGGGGCGTGCGCGACGTTCGTGACGGGGGTGCAGGCCGAGGCCAACCGTCTGCGCGCTGCCATGCGTGGCGCGCTCGACAGCGCCAGGCGCGCCGGGGTGCTTCCGGGTACCATCCGCGACGCGCTGCAAGCAAACCGACTGGAGTTCGATTGGGATCGTTGA
- the lepA gene encoding translation elongation factor 4, translated as MNQPHIRNFSIIAHIDHGKSTLADRFLEVTGALQMREMSAQVLDSMDLERERGITIKAHPVRLNYTAKDGKSYVLNLIDTPGHVDFSYEVTRSLAACEGALLLVDASQGVEAQTLANAYLAVDNNLEIIPVINKIDLPSAQPEEARRQIEEIIGLDGDTAILASAKEGTGVVDILEAVVTRLPPPDGDPSAPLKALIFDSWYDAYRGVVIVVRVLEGTLRAGTKVTMMNTKQDHEVETLGVFTPKAVPVEQLGPGEVGFIACGIKVVSDAQIGDTVTETYRPTLEPFPGFKELKPMVFAGLYPVESHQYSELRESLEKLRLNDAAFFFEPETSLALGFGFRCGFLGLLHMEIVQERLEREFNMDLVTTAPGVLYRVTKTDGETVEIDSPAKLPEPGHISKIEEPVITAMILTPAEFVGAILQLCQDKRGVQKQLEFKAADRVLITYELPFNEVVLDFYDRLKTISRGYASLDYHVTGYWESPLVKLDILVNAEPVDALSIIVHRDRAYDRGRMLASKMRELIPRQMFEVAIQAAIGARIIARESVKALRKNVLAKCYGGDISRKRKLLEKQKEGKKRMKRVGTVDIPQEAFLAVLKIGDE; from the coding sequence GTGAATCAGCCTCACATTCGTAATTTCTCGATCATCGCCCATATCGACCACGGCAAGTCGACGCTCGCCGATCGCTTTCTCGAGGTCACCGGCGCGCTGCAAATGCGCGAGATGTCGGCGCAGGTGCTCGACAGCATGGACCTCGAGCGCGAGCGCGGCATCACCATCAAGGCCCATCCGGTGCGGTTGAACTACACCGCGAAGGACGGCAAGAGCTACGTCCTCAACCTGATCGACACGCCCGGGCACGTCGACTTCAGCTACGAAGTCACGCGGTCGCTGGCGGCGTGCGAGGGCGCGCTGTTGCTGGTCGACGCGTCGCAGGGAGTCGAGGCGCAGACGCTGGCCAACGCCTATCTCGCGGTCGACAACAACCTCGAGATCATCCCGGTCATCAACAAGATCGACCTGCCGAGTGCCCAGCCGGAAGAGGCGCGCCGTCAGATCGAAGAGATCATCGGCCTCGACGGCGACACCGCCATTCTCGCCAGCGCCAAGGAAGGCACCGGGGTCGTCGACATTCTTGAGGCCGTCGTCACCCGGTTGCCGCCGCCTGACGGCGATCCGTCGGCGCCGCTGAAGGCGCTGATTTTCGACTCGTGGTACGACGCGTACCGCGGCGTCGTGATCGTGGTGCGGGTGCTCGAGGGCACCCTGCGCGCCGGCACCAAGGTCACGATGATGAACACCAAGCAGGACCACGAAGTGGAAACCCTTGGCGTGTTCACGCCGAAGGCGGTGCCGGTGGAGCAGCTCGGGCCCGGTGAGGTGGGCTTCATCGCCTGCGGTATCAAGGTCGTGTCCGACGCGCAGATCGGCGACACGGTCACCGAAACCTACCGGCCCACGCTCGAGCCGTTCCCCGGCTTCAAGGAACTGAAGCCGATGGTGTTCGCCGGCTTGTACCCGGTCGAGAGCCACCAGTACTCCGAGCTGCGCGAGTCGCTCGAGAAGCTGCGCTTGAACGACGCGGCCTTCTTCTTCGAGCCGGAGACCTCGCTGGCGCTGGGCTTTGGCTTCCGCTGCGGGTTCCTCGGCTTGCTCCACATGGAGATCGTCCAGGAGCGGCTCGAGCGCGAGTTCAACATGGACCTGGTCACCACCGCACCGGGCGTGCTCTACCGCGTGACCAAGACCGACGGTGAGACGGTCGAGATCGACAGCCCGGCCAAGCTGCCGGAGCCCGGCCACATCAGCAAGATCGAAGAGCCGGTGATCACCGCCATGATCCTCACGCCGGCGGAGTTCGTCGGCGCGATCCTGCAGCTCTGCCAGGACAAGCGCGGCGTGCAGAAGCAGCTCGAGTTCAAGGCGGCCGACCGCGTGCTGATCACCTATGAACTGCCCTTTAACGAGGTGGTGCTCGACTTCTACGACCGCCTCAAGACCATCTCGCGCGGCTATGCCTCGCTCGACTATCACGTCACCGGCTACTGGGAATCCCCCCTGGTCAAGCTCGATATCCTGGTGAACGCCGAGCCGGTGGATGCGCTCTCGATCATCGTCCATCGCGACCGCGCCTACGACCGCGGCCGCATGCTGGCGTCGAAGATGCGCGAGTTGATCCCGCGGCAGATGTTCGAGGTGGCGATCCAGGCGGCGATTGGCGCCCGGATCATTGCCCGCGAGTCGGTCAAGGCGTTGCGCAAGAACGTCCTCGCCAAATGCTATGGTGGCGACATCTCGCGCAAGCGCAAGCTGCTCGAGAAGCAGAAGGAAGGCAAGAAGCGCATGAAGCGGGTGGGCACGGTCGACATCCCGCAGGAAGCGTTCCTCGCCGTGCTCAAGATCGGAGACGAATAG
- a CDS encoding DUF167 domain-containing protein, which produces MRGQAPSGQLLDVRVAPRAGRSGIAGVRDGALLVRLAAAPVDGAANAELIAVLAGALDLPKRSIRIVSGDRSRAKRVHVDGMDAAAVFSALGLS; this is translated from the coding sequence TTGCGCGGACAGGCTCCTAGCGGCCAGCTGCTCGACGTGCGCGTCGCACCACGCGCAGGCCGGAGCGGCATTGCCGGCGTGCGCGACGGGGCACTGCTGGTGCGCCTGGCGGCCGCGCCCGTGGACGGCGCCGCTAACGCCGAACTGATCGCCGTCCTGGCCGGCGCTCTTGACCTGCCCAAACGAAGCATCCGGATTGTGAGCGGCGACCGCTCGCGCGCCAAGCGCGTACACGTCGATGGCATGGACGCGGCCGCGGTGTTCTCGGCACTCGGGCTGTCCTGA
- a CDS encoding Uma2 family endonuclease, whose protein sequence is MTGHQHTDEAGGSQRRLTYADFRRFPNDGQRHELINGEHAVTPAPSFRHQELSIRLILALGRFLEADPIATLLHAPFDCVFSFFDVVEPDLLVVTNDQRAILTKRNARGAPALVIEILSESSSGRDKRTKRALYERVGVREYWVVDPDNDCISVHRLEKPGRFGFPETLSAANADSLTTPLLPGLALDLVKLFR, encoded by the coding sequence ATGACCGGGCATCAGCACACAGACGAAGCCGGCGGGTCACAGCGCAGGCTCACCTACGCTGACTTCCGCAGGTTCCCCAACGATGGGCAGCGTCACGAGCTCATCAATGGAGAACACGCCGTGACCCCCGCGCCGAGCTTCCGGCACCAGGAGCTCTCGATCCGCCTGATCCTCGCGCTGGGCAGGTTCCTCGAGGCGGATCCGATCGCGACTCTCTTGCACGCGCCGTTTGACTGTGTGTTCAGCTTCTTCGACGTGGTGGAGCCTGATCTGCTGGTGGTGACGAACGATCAACGAGCGATCCTGACCAAGCGCAACGCACGCGGTGCGCCGGCGCTTGTGATCGAGATTCTCTCTGAAAGTTCCTCGGGGAGGGACAAGCGCACGAAGCGCGCCCTCTACGAACGCGTCGGGGTCAGGGAGTACTGGGTGGTCGATCCCGACAACGACTGTATTTCGGTGCACCGGCTCGAGAAGCCGGGGAGGTTTGGCTTCCCAGAAACGTTGTCTGCTGCCAACGCCGACAGCCTGACGACGCCGCTCTTGCCCGGCCTCGCGCTGGACCTGGTGAAACTCTTCCGCTGA
- the hutI gene encoding imidazolonepropionase — MTADFLIHDADLVATCAGPGPRVGAAQNDISGIARGSVAGFAGRMVFVGPADECDRVVTLTPTAQVLDARGCTVVPGFVDPHTHLVFGGDRREELRRRLGGATYAEIAADGGGIVKTVAATRAASEHELIEGGRARLAEMLAFGTTTAEAKSGYGLDLETELRMLRAIRALAAGQPIELTATFMGAHEVPVEYRGRRADYVRHVIDDMVPAVAREELAEWCDVFCETGVFTPEESQAILEAGVRHGLKPRIHADELGLSGGAAVAAIVGARSADHLIFVDEPHARRLAERGVVATLLPAAAFFLKLGRFAPARMLIDQGVAVALATDLNPGGGFTTSMPFVMSLACFGMNLTLEEALVAATINAAASIDRADTIGSLEPGKQLDAVIVQGALADLIRVGAPVIRQVVKRGRMV, encoded by the coding sequence ATGACGGCCGACTTTCTCATCCACGATGCCGACCTCGTGGCGACCTGCGCCGGACCCGGTCCGCGCGTCGGCGCGGCCCAGAACGACATTTCCGGCATTGCCCGCGGGTCGGTCGCCGGATTCGCTGGGCGCATGGTCTTTGTCGGCCCCGCCGACGAGTGCGATCGGGTCGTGACCCTCACGCCAACTGCGCAGGTGCTCGACGCGCGCGGCTGCACGGTGGTTCCCGGTTTCGTTGATCCCCATACCCATCTCGTGTTCGGCGGCGACCGGCGGGAGGAACTGCGCCGGCGGCTTGGTGGCGCCACCTATGCCGAGATCGCCGCCGACGGCGGTGGCATCGTCAAGACCGTGGCCGCGACCCGCGCGGCGAGCGAGCACGAACTGATCGAAGGCGGGCGGGCCCGGCTGGCCGAGATGCTGGCATTCGGGACGACGACCGCCGAGGCCAAGAGCGGCTACGGTCTCGACCTCGAGACCGAACTGCGAATGCTGCGGGCCATCCGCGCGCTGGCCGCCGGTCAACCCATCGAGCTGACCGCCACGTTCATGGGCGCCCACGAGGTGCCGGTGGAGTATCGCGGCCGGCGCGCGGACTACGTGCGCCATGTCATCGACGACATGGTTCCCGCGGTGGCGCGTGAGGAACTGGCCGAGTGGTGCGATGTCTTCTGCGAGACCGGCGTCTTCACGCCGGAAGAATCACAGGCGATTCTCGAAGCGGGTGTTCGCCACGGGCTCAAGCCGCGCATTCATGCCGACGAACTGGGCCTGAGCGGCGGCGCCGCGGTGGCCGCGATCGTCGGGGCGCGATCAGCCGATCACCTCATCTTCGTGGACGAACCCCACGCCCGGCGCCTGGCCGAGCGCGGCGTGGTCGCCACCTTGCTGCCGGCGGCGGCGTTCTTCCTGAAACTGGGCCGCTTCGCGCCGGCGCGCATGCTGATCGATCAGGGAGTCGCCGTGGCCCTCGCCACCGACCTCAACCCGGGCGGCGGTTTCACCACGTCGATGCCGTTCGTGATGTCGCTCGCCTGCTTCGGGATGAACCTGACCCTCGAAGAGGCGCTGGTGGCAGCGACGATCAACGCCGCCGCCTCGATCGATCGAGCCGACACCATCGGCAGCCTCGAGCCGGGCAAGCAGCTGGACGCCGTCATCGTGCAGGGCGCGCTGGCGGACCTGATCCGCGTCGGCGCGCCGGTGATCCGCCAGGTCGTCAAACGCGGGAGAATGGTCTGA
- the lepB gene encoding signal peptidase I, whose amino-acid sequence MAEATFQKSTAREYFESIVVAVILALFVRTFVFQAFKIPTGSMKPNLLVGDHLLVNKFIFAPTASPLERALLPMRPIERGDVVVFKFPEEPERDFIKRVVGLPGDALELKNQTIHINGMPLIEPYAHYLFAPMGEGQVDGFDLRRQYGPVTVPQGHYFMMGDNRDDSQDSRFWGFLPASYVKGRALFIYWSFDTPDDGSAPESFLGVRWDRLLHQIH is encoded by the coding sequence ATGGCCGAGGCGACGTTCCAGAAATCGACGGCGCGCGAGTACTTCGAGTCGATTGTCGTCGCTGTCATCCTGGCGCTGTTCGTCCGCACGTTCGTGTTCCAGGCCTTCAAGATCCCGACCGGGTCCATGAAGCCCAACCTGCTGGTGGGCGACCACCTGTTGGTGAACAAGTTCATCTTCGCCCCCACCGCCAGCCCGCTCGAACGCGCCCTGCTGCCGATGCGGCCGATCGAGCGCGGCGACGTCGTCGTCTTCAAGTTCCCGGAGGAGCCGGAGCGCGACTTCATCAAGCGCGTCGTCGGTTTGCCCGGCGACGCCCTCGAGCTGAAGAACCAGACCATTCACATCAACGGCATGCCCTTGATCGAGCCCTACGCCCATTACCTGTTTGCGCCGATGGGCGAGGGGCAGGTCGACGGCTTTGACCTGCGCCGCCAGTACGGCCCGGTGACGGTACCCCAGGGGCATTACTTCATGATGGGCGACAACCGCGACGACTCGCAGGACAGCCGCTTCTGGGGGTTCCTGCCGGCGTCGTACGTGAAGGGCCGCGCGCTGTTCATCTACTGGTCGTTCGACACCCCCGACGATGGGTCGGCGCCCGAGTCGTTTCTGGGCGTGCGCTGGGACCGGTTGTTGCACCAGATCCACTAG
- a CDS encoding cyclodeaminase/cyclohydrolase family protein, with the protein MKFAEMTMAGFLEALASPDPTPGGGTAAAMAGAMGTGLLVMVTGLAKSNTNSDAEKAALAVARQALQPLIPALTELADADAAAFDLVMNAYRLPKATDDDKAARSAAIQAALQGATTVPLQTLRACAAAMAHADTVAASGNRSAVSDVGVAIGLLEAAAAGAEANVRINLASVRDLKFTSAASDETGRLISEVNRQAAAARLRLV; encoded by the coding sequence ATGAAGTTCGCTGAGATGACGATGGCGGGGTTCCTGGAGGCGTTGGCCAGTCCCGACCCGACACCTGGCGGCGGCACGGCGGCGGCCATGGCCGGCGCCATGGGCACAGGGTTGCTCGTCATGGTGACCGGCCTCGCGAAGTCCAACACCAACAGCGACGCCGAGAAGGCCGCCCTGGCGGTGGCCAGGCAGGCACTGCAACCGCTCATTCCCGCGCTGACCGAACTGGCCGATGCTGACGCGGCCGCCTTCGATCTGGTGATGAATGCCTATCGGCTGCCCAAGGCCACTGACGATGACAAGGCCGCGCGATCGGCGGCGATCCAGGCAGCGCTGCAAGGCGCCACGACCGTGCCCCTGCAGACCTTGCGGGCGTGCGCCGCCGCGATGGCGCACGCTGACACGGTGGCCGCCAGCGGCAACCGCTCGGCAGTGAGCGACGTGGGCGTGGCGATTGGGTTACTCGAGGCGGCAGCCGCTGGCGCCGAGGCCAACGTGCGCATCAACCTTGCCAGCGTGCGCGACCTGAAGTTCACGTCGGCGGCCAGCGACGAAACCGGCCGGCTGATCTCGGAGGTCAACCGCCAGGCCGCGGCCGCGCGGCTCCGCCTGGTTTAG
- a CDS encoding DivIVA domain-containing protein — protein sequence MKVTPLDLRQQQFKTVMRGYDRGEVQAFLLEVADDYENALRDNDKLRQDVAKLDAVLGEHRGQERNLRNTLLTAQKMGDEIKEHAQAEAALIVREAEGRADMLLQKSQTRVEDIQREIDGLRMKRREVENDIEALVRTLNSTLEFIRDQDTRSREERVLLHRPRAVEAAPAPAPRPAEVTPKTDSQVG from the coding sequence TGACACCACTCGACCTTCGGCAGCAGCAGTTCAAGACCGTGATGCGCGGCTACGATCGCGGCGAGGTGCAGGCCTTCCTGCTCGAGGTCGCCGACGACTACGAGAACGCGCTGCGCGACAACGACAAGCTGCGCCAGGACGTGGCCAAGCTCGACGCCGTGCTCGGCGAACACCGCGGGCAGGAACGCAACCTGCGCAACACGCTGCTCACCGCCCAGAAGATGGGCGACGAGATCAAGGAGCACGCGCAGGCGGAGGCGGCGCTGATCGTGCGGGAGGCCGAAGGCCGTGCCGACATGCTGCTGCAGAAGTCGCAGACGCGGGTGGAGGACATCCAGCGGGAAATCGACGGCTTGCGCATGAAGCGGCGCGAAGTCGAAAACGACATCGAAGCGCTGGTCCGCACGCTCAACAGCACGCTTGAATTCATTCGCGACCAGGATACGCGGTCGCGCGAAGAGCGCGTGCTGCTCCACCGCCCGCGCGCCGTCGAGGCGGCGCCGGCGCCCGCGCCGCGGCCGGCGGAGGTCACGCCCAAGACCGACAGCCAGGTCGGCTAG
- a CDS encoding DSD1 family PLP-dependent enzyme encodes MQFRGDVPTPALLLDLDAFESNVATMAAHLKARGKAFRPHGKTHKCPQVARALISAGAIGCCAARLAEAEVFADHGIRGLLITTAVIGRAKIARAVALAARAQDTIFCVDDEANLRELETAARAAGVTVNVAIDLYFGRTGVLPGKPALLLAQVIDALPNVTLAGLQSYDGEAAHTTPFEARKQRTDGSMAKAIETRAMIERGGIPCPMITGGSTGTYRFDSENPGVTELQPGSFVFMDLDYGRIGGPTGPEYRDFKNALTVVTTVVSRPPGFAIVDGGYKAFSTDRPFTPRPVDLPGVTYGWAGDEHGRLDLAGAAREVKVGDRIEFIPPHCDPTVNLYDHLHVLRGDRVEAVWTIAARGKSQ; translated from the coding sequence ATGCAATTTCGTGGCGACGTCCCCACTCCTGCCCTCCTGCTCGACCTCGACGCCTTCGAATCGAACGTCGCCACGATGGCCGCGCACCTGAAGGCGCGCGGCAAGGCATTTCGGCCACACGGCAAGACCCACAAGTGCCCGCAGGTGGCGCGGGCCTTGATCAGTGCCGGCGCCATCGGCTGTTGCGCCGCGCGGCTGGCAGAAGCCGAGGTGTTTGCCGACCACGGCATTCGCGGCCTGTTGATTACGACCGCCGTTATCGGTCGCGCCAAGATCGCGCGTGCGGTGGCCCTGGCGGCGCGGGCCCAGGACACGATTTTCTGCGTGGACGATGAGGCCAACCTGCGGGAGTTGGAGACGGCCGCGCGAGCGGCGGGCGTGACCGTGAACGTCGCCATCGATTTGTATTTCGGCCGCACCGGCGTGCTGCCCGGCAAACCGGCGCTGTTGCTGGCGCAGGTCATCGACGCGCTGCCGAACGTCACGCTGGCGGGCCTCCAGTCCTACGACGGCGAAGCGGCGCATACCACGCCGTTCGAGGCCAGGAAACAGCGCACCGACGGTTCGATGGCGAAGGCCATCGAGACCCGGGCGATGATCGAACGCGGCGGCATCCCCTGCCCGATGATCACGGGCGGCTCGACCGGCACCTACCGGTTCGACTCAGAGAATCCGGGCGTGACCGAATTGCAGCCGGGCAGCTTCGTGTTCATGGACCTCGACTACGGCCGCATCGGCGGTCCCACCGGTCCCGAATATCGCGACTTCAAGAACGCGCTGACCGTCGTCACCACGGTGGTCTCGCGCCCGCCGGGGTTTGCGATTGTCGATGGCGGCTACAAGGCGTTCTCCACGGATCGGCCGTTCACGCCCCGGCCGGTGGACCTGCCGGGGGTCACGTACGGATGGGCGGGCGACGAACACGGCCGCCTGGACCTGGCCGGCGCGGCCCGCGAGGTGAAGGTGGGCGACCGCATCGAATTTATCCCGCCGCATTGTGATCCGACGGTGAACCTCTACGATCACCTCCACGTCCTGCGTGGCGACCGTGTGGAAGCCGTGTGGACGATCGCGGCCCGCGGCAAGAGCCAGTGA